One part of the Anaeromyxobacter sp. Fw109-5 genome encodes these proteins:
- the gspD gene encoding type II secretion system secretin GspD — protein MRNRLATLLVLLPSLALAQVPVRPPGADDTAGPRPVRPAPRPPPPSAAPGAPRPAAPPAPQQRPAAQPQPPQQPDQPQTFRSAERCVPLRGRFMLQFNKAEIADVLEQASRWTCRNFMFTEDVARGKITLLSKTPVTAEEAYSAFIAALNSNNISVYPTGKYYKLVRTADAKKNPIPTYTGDQTTPYSEQPITKVIRLNYADADQLRGIMGNFISPQGADIQSIPPNMLIITDIALNIRRIERLIDAVDRAGAGELVRIVQIRFASAKDIADKVNQIFQAQQGSRGGARPGVGAPQVPARPRPGQPAAAAPAGRDSGQISVSKVLADDRTNKLIVIADEKSFERLMELIEQLDVPTSAEGGIHVVFLKNANAEELAQTLSNLAQGQASGRRATTPGAPAGGLTPTPMPSPLGTQPGAPPSARPGGASDVTASLFSGDVKITADKQQNALLVQASGADFQAIQRLVEKLDRPRRQVFVEAVIMEVNLRDETQFGVGAHGIVPVDYRGDEGFIPISSQPGRVSSFDVTSAISLGGFLTGLNGPPSGVVEDLLGIKVPSLGVIVQALQSSADVNVLSTPHILASDNEESEITVGQNVPFQAGYAPAGLGNLLTGTTATTSTLGLGGLSSLVAPIQRQNVELRLKIKPQINEGGNIRLTIEEQTEEIVDRDPQLGPTTAKRTAKTQIVAKDQSTIVIGGLIQERNVRSVRKIPVLGSLPILGWLFRDSTNTKQRTNLLLFLTPYIIRDETDYRRIYERKRKEQQEFVEQFYGRQPSYQVAIDFTRKAGPYAKFRAGILEESQKLENGGTGAPGERLIVPPTGAPRRGDEEGAPGGEPEAQDLAPEEAPGGDVEQLEVQPQAPAPGEAAPPAPPAPQPGEAAPPATQPEPAPQPPGE, from the coding sequence ATGCGCAACCGACTCGCCACGCTCCTCGTCCTCCTGCCGTCCCTCGCGCTCGCGCAGGTCCCCGTCCGCCCGCCGGGCGCGGACGACACCGCGGGCCCGCGCCCGGTGCGGCCCGCGCCGCGCCCGCCCCCGCCCTCGGCCGCGCCCGGGGCGCCCCGCCCCGCGGCGCCGCCGGCCCCGCAGCAGCGCCCCGCCGCGCAGCCCCAGCCGCCTCAGCAGCCCGACCAGCCGCAGACGTTCCGCTCGGCGGAGCGCTGCGTCCCGCTGCGCGGGCGCTTCATGCTGCAGTTCAACAAGGCCGAGATCGCCGACGTCCTCGAGCAGGCGAGCCGCTGGACCTGCCGGAACTTCATGTTCACGGAGGACGTGGCGCGCGGGAAGATCACGCTGCTGTCGAAGACGCCCGTCACCGCCGAGGAGGCGTACTCGGCGTTCATCGCGGCGCTCAACTCGAACAACATCAGCGTCTACCCGACGGGCAAGTACTACAAGCTCGTGCGGACGGCGGACGCGAAGAAGAACCCGATCCCCACCTACACGGGCGATCAGACGACGCCCTACAGCGAGCAGCCGATCACCAAGGTCATCCGGCTGAACTACGCGGACGCGGACCAGCTCCGCGGGATCATGGGGAACTTCATCTCGCCCCAGGGCGCGGACATCCAGTCCATCCCGCCCAACATGCTCATCATCACGGACATCGCGCTGAACATCCGCCGCATCGAGCGGCTGATCGACGCGGTGGACCGCGCCGGCGCGGGCGAGCTCGTGCGCATCGTCCAGATCCGCTTCGCCTCCGCGAAGGACATCGCCGACAAGGTGAACCAGATCTTCCAGGCGCAGCAGGGCAGCCGCGGCGGCGCGCGGCCGGGCGTGGGCGCGCCGCAGGTGCCGGCGCGCCCCAGGCCGGGCCAGCCCGCCGCGGCCGCGCCCGCCGGCCGTGACTCGGGGCAGATCTCCGTCTCCAAGGTCCTCGCCGACGACCGCACGAACAAGCTCATCGTCATCGCCGACGAGAAGAGCTTCGAGCGGCTCATGGAGCTCATCGAGCAGCTCGACGTGCCCACCAGCGCCGAGGGCGGCATCCACGTCGTGTTCCTCAAGAACGCGAACGCGGAGGAGCTCGCGCAGACCCTCTCGAACCTCGCCCAGGGCCAGGCGTCCGGGCGCCGGGCCACCACGCCCGGCGCGCCCGCGGGCGGGCTCACGCCCACCCCGATGCCGAGCCCCCTCGGAACGCAGCCCGGCGCGCCGCCGTCGGCCCGCCCGGGCGGCGCCTCCGACGTGACGGCGTCCCTCTTCTCGGGCGACGTGAAGATCACCGCCGACAAGCAGCAGAACGCCCTGCTCGTCCAGGCGAGCGGCGCGGACTTCCAGGCCATCCAGCGGCTCGTCGAGAAGCTCGACCGCCCGCGGCGGCAGGTGTTCGTCGAGGCGGTGATCATGGAGGTCAACCTCCGCGACGAGACGCAGTTCGGGGTGGGGGCGCACGGCATCGTGCCGGTGGACTACCGCGGCGACGAGGGGTTCATCCCGATCTCCTCGCAGCCGGGCCGCGTCTCCTCCTTCGACGTCACGAGCGCCATCTCCCTCGGCGGGTTCCTGACGGGCCTGAACGGGCCGCCCTCGGGCGTGGTGGAGGATCTCCTCGGGATCAAGGTCCCTTCACTCGGGGTGATCGTCCAGGCGCTGCAGTCGAGCGCCGACGTGAACGTGCTCTCCACGCCGCACATCCTCGCGTCCGACAACGAGGAGTCCGAGATCACGGTGGGGCAGAACGTGCCGTTCCAGGCGGGGTACGCGCCGGCGGGGCTCGGGAATTTGCTCACCGGGACGACGGCGACCACCTCGACGCTCGGGCTCGGCGGCCTCTCCTCCCTGGTCGCGCCCATCCAGCGGCAGAACGTCGAGCTCCGGCTCAAGATCAAGCCGCAGATCAACGAGGGCGGGAACATCCGGCTGACCATCGAGGAGCAGACCGAGGAGATCGTCGATCGCGATCCCCAGCTCGGCCCCACCACCGCGAAGCGCACGGCGAAGACGCAGATCGTGGCGAAGGACCAGAGCACCATCGTCATCGGCGGGCTCATCCAGGAGCGGAACGTCCGCAGCGTCCGCAAGATCCCGGTGCTCGGCAGCCTGCCCATCCTCGGCTGGCTGTTCCGCGACTCCACCAACACGAAGCAGCGGACGAACCTCCTCCTGTTCCTCACGCCGTACATCATCCGCGACGAGACGGACTACCGGCGCATCTACGAGCGCAAGCGCAAGGAGCAGCAGGAGTTCGTGGAGCAGTTCTACGGCCGGCAGCCGAGCTACCAGGTCGCCATCGACTTCACGCGCAAGGCCGGCCCGTACGCGAAGTTCCGGGCGGGCATCCTCGAGGAGTCGCAGAAGCTCGAGAACGGCGGCACGGGCGCCCCCGGCGAGCGGCTCATCGTGCCGCCGACCGGCGCCCCGCGGCGCGGCGACGAGGAGGGCGCGCCGGGCGGGGAGCCGGAGGCGCAGGACCTCGCGCCGGAGGAGGCGCCAGGCGGCGACGTGGAGCAGCTCGAGGTGCAGCCGCAGGCGCCCGCGCCGGGGGAGGCCGCGCCGCCCGCGCCGCCCGCGCCACAGCCGGGCGAGGCGGCGCCGCCCGCCACGCAGCCGGAGCCGGCGCCGCAGCCGCCGGGGGAATGA
- the gspC gene encoding type II secretion system protein GspC, with amino-acid sequence MLDLFFRKYAWTANLALLFVAAWLTAKTVNTVVGAAIRPEPRPELAAPPAAPPRPTLPATLDVERLYKLIGQEPPREVDAVVAQGPAAPQNCDDPRANPAKSDLRLQLVAGVVAEPARYSLATIVDLNTRESNVVGVGDEVGGVRLMGLDRVRDDSDVTGNGFRVVAIICNKGTKEYLDFEGGAAASPASGEGGNLGYAPVPPPARPGPGARAPMEGVREVGQNKYEIERNVIDSTLSNLNTIATQARIVPSFKNGAANGFKLFSIQPNSLYASIGIQNGDVIQRVNGYEINSPEKALELYQKLRESQRVTIELERGGQVIRKEYSIAGP; translated from the coding sequence ATGCTCGACCTCTTCTTCCGTAAATACGCCTGGACGGCGAACCTCGCCCTGCTCTTCGTGGCGGCGTGGCTCACCGCGAAGACGGTGAACACGGTGGTGGGCGCCGCGATTCGCCCCGAGCCGCGCCCCGAGCTCGCCGCCCCGCCCGCAGCGCCGCCGCGCCCCACGCTGCCGGCGACGCTCGACGTCGAGCGCCTCTACAAGCTCATCGGCCAGGAGCCGCCGCGCGAGGTCGACGCGGTCGTGGCGCAGGGCCCCGCCGCGCCGCAGAACTGCGACGACCCGCGCGCCAACCCGGCGAAGAGCGACCTGCGGCTGCAGCTCGTGGCCGGCGTGGTGGCGGAGCCGGCGCGCTACTCGCTCGCGACGATCGTGGACCTCAACACGCGCGAGTCGAACGTCGTCGGCGTGGGCGACGAGGTCGGGGGCGTCCGGCTCATGGGGCTCGACCGCGTGCGGGACGACTCGGACGTCACGGGGAACGGCTTCCGCGTCGTCGCCATCATCTGCAACAAGGGGACGAAGGAGTACCTCGACTTCGAGGGAGGCGCGGCGGCGTCCCCCGCGAGCGGCGAGGGCGGGAACCTCGGCTACGCCCCGGTGCCCCCTCCGGCGCGCCCGGGGCCCGGCGCGCGCGCGCCGATGGAGGGCGTGCGCGAGGTGGGGCAGAACAAGTACGAGATCGAGCGCAACGTCATCGACTCGACGCTCTCGAACCTCAACACCATCGCCACCCAGGCCCGCATCGTCCCGTCGTTCAAGAACGGCGCGGCGAACGGGTTCAAGCTGTTCTCCATCCAGCCCAACTCGCTCTACGCGTCGATCGGCATCCAGAACGGCGACGTCATCCAGCGCGTGAACGGCTACGAGATCAACTCCCCCGAGAAGGCGCTCGAGCTCTACCAGAAGCTGCGCGAGTCCCAGCGCGTGACGATCGAGCTCGAGCGCGGGGGACAGGTCATCCGCAAGGAGTACTCCATCGCCGGCCCGTGA
- a CDS encoding sigma-54 dependent transcriptional regulator has product MTPLVLIVDDEKPNLESLARIFQREGWRVALAESGSAALDVLRRERVSAVVTDLMMPGMSGEELLRAVKALSPETEVVLMTAYGTVENAVAAMKEGAYDFITKPVKRHAIVKSVRQAIERASLVAENRALRAQLAELSAGSPGGLLGNAPAFRAVLDTLRQAAPTSATVLLAGESGTGKELAARLVHDLSPRAAGPFVPINCAAIPESLLESELFGHERGAFTGAAARKEGRFERARGGTLFLDEVGEMSPAVQVKLLRFLQDGVLERVGGTEPIRVDVRVVAATNKELATEVKAGRFREDLFYRLDVVSVRLPPLRERREDVMPLAGAFLRRFAEANAKAVTGFSPAAVAAIERYGWPGNVRELMHAVERAVILTHGATVEVGDLPEAVRAAVGAQPAGGPATLAVPLGTTLDEIERLVIRRTLEHTRGDKNLAAQLLGIAARTIYRKLDRDEEGRLVEPAQGGEPDDER; this is encoded by the coding sequence GTGACCCCGCTCGTCCTCATCGTCGACGACGAGAAGCCCAACCTCGAGTCGCTCGCCCGGATCTTCCAGCGCGAGGGCTGGCGGGTGGCGCTCGCCGAGAGCGGCAGCGCCGCGCTCGACGTGCTCCGCCGCGAGCGCGTCTCCGCGGTCGTGACGGATCTCATGATGCCGGGGATGAGCGGCGAGGAGCTGCTGCGGGCGGTGAAGGCGCTCTCGCCGGAGACCGAGGTCGTGCTCATGACCGCCTACGGCACCGTCGAGAACGCGGTGGCGGCGATGAAGGAGGGCGCCTACGACTTCATCACCAAGCCGGTGAAGCGGCACGCCATCGTGAAGTCCGTCCGGCAGGCCATCGAGCGGGCCTCGCTCGTCGCGGAGAACCGCGCGCTGCGCGCGCAGCTCGCCGAGCTCTCCGCGGGATCGCCCGGGGGGCTCCTCGGCAACGCGCCCGCGTTCCGCGCCGTGCTCGACACCCTCCGTCAAGCCGCGCCGACCTCCGCGACGGTGCTCCTCGCCGGCGAGAGCGGCACCGGGAAGGAGCTCGCCGCGCGGCTCGTCCACGATCTCTCGCCGCGCGCGGCGGGCCCGTTCGTCCCCATCAACTGCGCGGCGATCCCGGAGAGCCTGCTCGAGTCGGAGCTCTTCGGCCACGAGCGGGGGGCGTTCACCGGCGCGGCCGCGCGCAAGGAGGGCCGCTTCGAGCGGGCGCGCGGGGGGACGCTCTTCCTCGACGAGGTGGGCGAGATGTCCCCCGCCGTGCAGGTGAAGCTCCTCCGCTTCTTGCAGGACGGCGTGCTCGAGCGCGTCGGCGGCACGGAGCCCATCCGCGTGGACGTCCGCGTCGTCGCGGCCACGAACAAGGAGCTCGCCACGGAGGTGAAGGCGGGACGCTTCCGCGAGGACCTCTTCTACCGGCTCGACGTGGTCTCGGTCCGCCTCCCGCCGCTGCGCGAGCGGCGGGAGGACGTGATGCCGCTCGCGGGCGCGTTCCTGCGGCGCTTCGCGGAGGCGAACGCGAAGGCGGTGACGGGGTTCTCGCCCGCGGCGGTGGCGGCCATCGAGCGGTACGGCTGGCCGGGCAACGTGCGCGAGCTGATGCACGCCGTGGAGCGGGCGGTGATCCTCACCCACGGCGCGACGGTGGAGGTGGGGGACCTCCCCGAGGCGGTGCGCGCGGCGGTGGGCGCCCAGCCGGCGGGCGGCCCCGCCACCCTCGCCGTGCCGCTCGGGACGACCCTCGACGAGATCGAGCGGCTGGTGATCCGCCGCACCCTCGAGCACACCCGCGGCGACAAGAACCTCGCGGCGCAGCTCCTGGGGATCGCCGCTCGGACGATCTACCGGAAGCTCGATCGCGACGAGGAGGGGCGCCTCGTCGAGCCCGCCCAGGGCGGGGAACCGGACGACGAGCGCTGA
- the rpmE gene encoding 50S ribosomal protein L31, producing the protein MKEAIHPDYKDSKVLCACGNVIETRSTRGDFHIEICAQCHPFFTGKQKIMDTAGRIEKFKTRYAATPAKAEPKKAEAKAEPAKKAEAPKENRAAKRAKSGKAKPKAEAAPAEPAAEAKDE; encoded by the coding sequence ATGAAGGAAGCGATCCACCCCGACTACAAGGACTCGAAGGTCCTCTGCGCCTGCGGGAACGTCATCGAGACCCGCTCGACGCGCGGCGACTTCCACATCGAGATCTGCGCCCAGTGCCACCCGTTCTTCACGGGCAAGCAGAAGATCATGGACACCGCGGGGCGCATCGAGAAGTTCAAGACCCGCTACGCGGCCACGCCCGCCAAGGCCGAGCCGAAGAAGGCCGAGGCCAAGGCCGAGCCGGCGAAGAAGGCAGAGGCGCCCAAGGAGAACCGCGCCGCGAAGCGCGCCAAGTCGGGCAAGGCGAAGCCCAAGGCCGAGGCGGCGCCGGCCGAGCCGGCCGCCGAGGCGAAGGACGAGTAG